The sequence below is a genomic window from Uranotaenia lowii strain MFRU-FL chromosome 2, ASM2978415v1, whole genome shotgun sequence.
aaataataaattcaatttacatcACTACTCAATGCCTcgtgactacttttcatgcaatacttcgcgaggctccagcagtgatgtcaattgaatttattgtttatcaatgcgaaaagacgtacccctgttaaacagcttataacttttttgcctaattagatacgaagttacgatccCTAACGatgttgttcagcagaaaattaccgtaaggaaattttttaattgacatAAAAACCtttagctggctcggttccacagagaaaacaaaaatgatgtagatttttcattacaaaatattcatttttcccatacaaacctaaaagtttaaattttctcatgtcatcgttacttaaaattctacaaaaatcatggatgagttttggactaaTACAAAGCTTTCtagaccccagagtttgaaaaattcaaaaatgacccctaatcgaaaaaaaataaaaactaaaaatgtagaaaatgaaaaatcttgtattaaacaaaaaacgcatctccagttttttctgTATCTAATATTTGTATtaaaaccaagtttttttttttgcttgcccCAATTCGAGATATAGCAGtctaaaaattgataaatttgtacACAATAATGCTCCTAGCTTCAAACGACAATATGATAGCCATGCACAGTCTTGGAGAAAAAGATGCGTTTTGTTGGGTTGAGAAAGTGTTTAGAcgtcaacagtcgtcccggccctgtgttcgaagaAGACGAAGTGACTGCCATTCAATTTGCAGCTTCTTTCCTCTCATTCATCGATTGAATTTCAACAACAAAGCACCGTGGATTGGCGACAACGTTTCTTCTGGGTTTCCTGCACAGGGACGCAACGTATCAGGCCTTTTGGAGTCCCCTGATcccctcgactcagtcgcgctgattccagtCATCgacatcagtcgtcccggccctgagttcgaatGTGGTGAAGGGGCTCTCCAGCCTGCAATTCCAGGCAAGTACTCAGCTTTCGAATGTTCTTCTCTTCGTGATGGATTCCTCCGTTACAGTGATCGACAGTGCAGAACGAATTTTGGAGCGCTTGATGATATAAATATATATTATCAAAACGTCGGTGGCATCAATTCTTGTGTTAACGAATATTTTCTGGCCACTTCGAGTTGCTGTTACGATATCATCGCGTTCACTGAATCTTGGTTGAACGACAGAACTATTTCTAGCCAGATTTTTGGTTCTGAATAAGATGTGTTCCGTTGCGATAGGGGCCCGCGTAACAGCCGGAAGTTAACTGGAGGCGGTGTTTTACTAgccattaaatctacgctctcAGCCGTGCTTATCAACGATCAATCCTTTGACTGCTTGGAAATTGTGTGGATCTGCATAAACTTAGCAAAAATCCGGGCTGGACAAATTCTagcaattttatatgaaaacctgACAAAACCCTGTGGGGACCGGTACTCCAGGGTTCTTACCCCAGCTTCTATTAGCGATGGATCCTCAGTTCACCCTACCCCGCGTcgacacgacgacgacgatcctACATCTGCTCTTCTTCGCACCGACAATGGTtcttcaccgggacgcaacgaattGGGCATTTTGGAGACCTCGGAGcacttcgactcagtcgcgctgattccggccagcgtcatcagtcgtcccggccctgagttcgactGTTGTgatgaggttctccagcctgcattcTCAGGCAAGTACAAACGTTGTTTTAGAACCTTCCCATTGCGTGACGAAATATTAGTTTCCAGCTGCTCAGACATGGCATGCTCTGACCTGAATCACCTGCTGCCTGCCTTCGAGTACGATCGTACTACAGCTTCCTCATGGGCTTCTTCACCGGGATGCAACGACCAAGGCACTTCGGAGACCCCTGAACccatcgactcagtcgcgctgattcccgCCTGCGTCATCAGTCgccccggccctgagttcgattttGGCGACGGGGTTCTCCTGCCTGCAACAACAGGCAAGTATTTATTTTATGTTGGCCCGGCTCCTCGTGATGGACTTTCCCTTTCCAGTGCACTGCGAGCCTATCACCGTGCTACGCCCACTAGTTCTTCGGCACGCTCTTTTCCGAACCTCGAAAATGTTGCAGCTTGTACAAGGCCTtcagcaccgggacgcaacgtatcAGGTCTAACGGAGACCCCtttgcccttcgactcagtcgcgctgtttcctgccagcgtctccagtcgtcccggccctgagttcgtctgtggtgcaggggttctccagcctgtggACTCAGGCAAGTATGGCACTCCCGACCGGTTTCCTACGCCTGATGGTACTCTCTTTTCCAGTGTTCAGGGATCTAGCTCCGCTTCGGAAACTTTTGACTCAATAACCTTGTACTACCAGAACGTCGGAGGTATGAACTCGTGTCTAGCGGACTATCTGCTCGCAAGCTCATGTTGCTGTTATGACATTGTCGCCttcacggaaacatggctgaacgacCGTACTCTTTCGAGCCAGATATTTGGGCCTGATTATTTAGTGTTTCGTTGCGATCGCAGTCCACGTAATAGCAAAAAGACCATCGGTGGCGGAGTGCTGATTGCCGTTAAATCAGATTTCCCAGCGTTGCTCATCGAAGACAGTTCCTGGAGTGATCTGAAACTTGTATTGATCCGTATTGATCTTGGTGACCGTAAACTTTATGCCTGCGTACTGTATCTGCCTCCTGACCGCACGAGAGATTGCCCTAGCTGAGTCTTTTTCGCGCTACTTATCTAAAGTTAGCTCTCTCTGTGCACCCGAAGATGACATTCTAGTGATTGGTGACTTCAATttgcccggtttgaagtggtgctccaacCATAGTAACTTTCTCTATCCGGATCCAGTACGCTCAACTTTTTCAACCCTATCGAACGTTATACTAGACTCCTTGAGTACAGCGACTTTGCGGCAGATTAACAGCGTGACAAACGAAAACGGTCGTATGTTGGATCTCTGCTTTGCCAGCGATGGGACTCGTGTACCGTCCGTTGTTTCGGCTCCCGCTCCGTACGTTAAATCGGTACACCATCATCCTGCTTTATTGGTTTCACTCGAATGTCACTAGACTTgctcctgtcgcaaaattagcACCCTTCTATCTTGACTTCAAGAACGCCGACTTTGACGAGATTTCTCGTACCCTGGTTTCCATCGATTGGGAATCTGAGCTCGACTTATCTAATCCCAACGCTGCGGCCGAAACCTTCTCGCACATCTTGAGTTACGTTATCGATCGTCACGTGCCAAAACATACTACTGAAAAGAATATACGGACTCCTTGGTTCACGACTGAACTACGACGACTAAAGAAGGCGAAGAGATGTGCCCTTAGAAGTTTTAACAAATCAAGATCCTCCTATACTAAGGACATTTATCGTAGACTAAATTCTGTTTACAAAAAAGTCAGCAAACGTTGTCACCAAAACTATCTAGCTCGAGTTCAGCGTGATCTCAAGTCCAGACCTAAATCGTTCTGGAAACGTGTTAAAAGTCAGCGGAACGAACCTGGTCTGCCAAAccaaatgtttctggatgacaataaggcgaactctgatcgtggaATCTGTGATCTCTTTGACGAAAAATTCTCGTCTATCTATAATACAGCATCGACATCCCCTGAACATCTGGATAGTGCAGTCAGGAATATTGCGCCACTGGGCTTCTCTATAAACAACATTGTGGTTGAGGATGCAGTCATCTCAAAAGCAGCAGCTAAGCTCAAAAATTCTTTctctacgggtccggacggaATACCTGCTACTTTTATCAAACGTTTCATGCCTGTTTTGCTGACTTCTGTTAAATAGGCTTATTTTCCGAGCTTCGCTTGACAGAGTCATCTTCCCCTCACTATGGAAGgaggcttacatgtttccggtgtataaaaaaggtaacaggagagatgtcaacaactaccgGGGAATCTCGGCATTATGCGCAGtagccaaactattcgaattggtggtcGATTTTCTTGTcctgtaagaatattttttccgacgatcaacacggattctTTCCCAAGCGCTCCACGACAACTAACCTTCTGACGTTTACTTCTtacgtgcatgaaagttttgctgcgaAGTCTCAAACCGACGCTATTTACACCGATTTGTCTGCGGCATTCGACAAAGTCAACCACGATATTGCCATTGGAAAGCTCGAACGCCTGGGTTTCTGTGGAACTCTTCTTGACTGGTTCCGGAGCTACCTATCAGGACGTAAATTAACAGTTCACACGGAGGACTCTTTCTCCAGACAATTCTCTGCttcttctggtgtgcctcagggaagccatttagggccgattatcttcttaatctactTCAACGATGCGCTCTCACTCCTCGACGGCCCAAAGCTATgttatgctgatgacctaaaactattttacaacatcaacggccagaacgatattgatttcctacaaaatcaatttaacctcttcgcacactggtgtgatataaactgcctgcctttgaatcgcagtaaatgtgcagtcatcagcttttcaagAAAGCGGCAGCCTTTTCCTGCTGAGTACTTCCTCGGAGATGAGCCAATCGCACGCGTAAAACACATATGATCTGGGTGTAATTCTAGACCGGAAGCTGGAATACAGGACACACACAAACTACGTTGTCGACAAAGCCTCGAGAAgtcttggattcttatttcgagtgtccaaggacttcaaggatgtgtattagactagttcacttttcggcttttttcgctgatcacaacgccacttacagggtttgatcctcattcattttcaagaactctggccgaatttgagctcatttaagtaagtttccagcgtgcgctagttttattgaaaaaagtccatttttctggaaaattttcttagatgtgttctagcaagctgttgttaatataaaatcataattttatagtgctcggtgattggtatgacaagcattcgtatagacctgttttagaaaattgactaaatcgaaccgaaaaaattaaaaattcataaactaccaacttttacagaaaatttacttacaagttaagagcttaaaatcagtagtaaacagaaaaaaaatattttcgatataaacttttcataaaaagatagccttatttataacctttaatttgatatataacacttaattatcgcaacagtacaagcaaagatattcaaacatccacatcacattctttgaatcataatgttgtctccattcaagttttagcatcatgcaacctgcaaaacgtggcatcaagaggacttgcttacaacttgatcaaagcgcgcgcttttttttaactcctggccccgtcatggggtacttgattgaataaaatatcctttcttgcgcacaagttggtgtggagcaaacttgaatgaaaaatgttttatcaaatcaaatttgttgcatagatatttgaataactttgctagcactcttgcgatcattaagtgttatacatcaaattaaaggttataaataaggctatctttttatgaaaagtttatatcgaaaatatttttttttctatttactactgattttaagctcttaacttgtaagtaaattttctgtaaaagttggtagtttatgaatttttaaattttttcggtttgatttagtcaattatctaaaacaggtccataccaacgcttgtcataccaatcaccgagcactataaaattatgattttatattaacaacagcttgctagaacacatctacggaaattttccagaaaaatggacttttttcaataaaactcctagcgcacgctggaaacttactcaaatgagctcaaatttggccagagtacttgaaaatgaatgaggatcaaaccctgtaagtggcgttgtgatcagcaaaaaaagccgaaaagtgaactagtctaatgtgtattgcctgaaaagtttgtattgcagtattgttcgctctatccttgaatatgcatcagctgtttggtgtcccTACTGCCAGAATGGGGCCGAACGGATCGAGGCTATACAGCGGCGCTTCCTGCGATTCGCCCTTAGACACCTGCCTTGGCAAAACCCGTTTCACTTGCCAAGCTATGAACATCGATGCCGTCTCATAGACATTgacactcttcaagcccgcCGAAATGCTACACGAGCTTCCTTCGTCGCCGATCTCTTGACATCGCGAATTGACTGTCCCACGCTCCTAGAAGCCATTCCtctaagtgtgcgaccccgtggACTTAGAAATCAAGATCTTCGATTGTATGTTCCCATTCGTTCGAACAATTATGGAGCTAATAGCGCTATCATCGGTgtaatgaaaacattcaaccgttttctgagcacttcgacttcgacgtttcgagagatgttttccgtagtaaagttttaagtgtattgagaaccctgtaatagtccttttttataataattttaagtcatcatttggaccattatgtgttccgttgatttgcaataaacaaataaataaataaataaatgaataaacaCATCAAACTTGTAgagcttctttaaaaaaagttataagcgaaaaaccgtttttttagaCACGCCCTActtttttaatcttgaaaaaattatagagCGATACCGTTCCATTGCACGACTTTGgtatgttcagcaaagtttcttCAAAAGATACAATCTATAGCTTTCTAGAATATTTCTGTACTCTATCTATTCACCGAAAGAAATTAGTATCTCAAATTTCCACGGTATTGACACGTCCTAATAATTCaccttttaaaaagaaaacactTGCTATATGAagtaactttgtagaacaaattatTTGTCTAAAAAGCACCCATTttgtgttattaattttgtctcgcTAAATGTTTGATCTGGATCACTGTGCATTGATCTTCATCTTAAAAATGATAGCTTTTGATATAAGCTTTCACATggtgtactttaaatttaagtaaacaagttttccatagaaatataagtacataaaaaaaattttcttcgtcaatttttttttctgtggtgCCTTCAGTATCCAAGATAATAAGATGAAAAACTGGGGATATCTTAATCAAATATTCAGTTATTTACTGATTAAAATAAAAGCGTGATCccataaagttcagtttttgactatttgccgcctcaaacctcACAGTGCGTTTGTATGGTCGTCTCCTGAATCCATAATGAAGATACTAGAATAAAAATCTGAGTCCAAGAAtttaacttcaaattaaaaataattcatcaACCTTCATGGaggaaaaattcatgatatttacggtttacgttctttttttctttggtaTCTCATGATTCTCTAATATTTTCcctcacctttgaaaatgtgatagTTTTCAGGTACGAAGATATACCAAGACGAACTCAGAACGTTAAATTCAACCCTTCAGAAAACTTTCAGTAGTGTAgagttcaaaatgttcaacgtAGAACATTTCGAAGCTTTTTCGATGGCTCCTTGATGCCGCcggccgtggcctagaggatagcattccagtcttctaagccagagtccatgagatcgaatcccgatcacggcacacatagtacactttctgtggtctggtggtttcagcatttgtaagatgctagccataatacccttgaaagatgtacgcctaagagttaagtaaattagatctcttcaaagaaacatgaagtttcactgagatcctatatgtgtgtgttcctTCCGATACACTCATAGAAGCACTGTTTTTCAACAgtcgttaatttttttggtgatttacCATTTGTCATTCATAAACCCTATATGTAGAGCAGCAATATCCAGTATCGTATCTCAACGCATTTCCTTTAGCGGCACGCTTTACTtggtaaaaaaatacataatccATTTGCATGACCCTCCTgtgcgatttatgagatttacaAACGAATTCCACGAAACACATATCATTTTCGCTCTGTTTTCAACACCCCCAAAAATTGTGAGGGTTTATTATTTGCATTTATCTCAAGTGCGCGATTATCGCTTCGTTTGCGGGTGAAATTAAATCCAGCAGTCAATTTATGACCTGTTGCAGAAACGATTTCAGGAGATCTTcctttttcaactgttttgattCATGTTTATTGCTTCTTTGTTGAAAGATGGATGGTTTGCTTGTGGTAGAATTGGGGgaatgttaaattttatgaactttGATAAATGTGATCATGATTGTAGCAATACATTTTAAGAACAtcttattaaattgaaatttgaaacctttCTTGGTtgatttcaaatagtttttacGGCCTGTTTAATAAATAATTAGTTTTCCCGAATCAGTAATCGATTAGCACCTCGAAGCGAACAGCTCAACACAGTCAGCCCATCAATCGATTTCCACCCTCAATCACTTTAATTGACACAAATCCTCTTGACGGTCTGGTGGAATATTGGATTCGAGGCAAATACTGCTGCAGCGGATTCGATGGAGCGTACAAAATTCACACAACTAGTTGCAGCTGATGCTGTCTGGTCCAATCTGACAACGACGATATCGACGAAGCGTCAACATCTTCTCGTCGATTTCGTCTTCAAACCACCTACTAATAGACCGACTAACCGAGAAGCAATCTTGAATGCAAATCGCATTGCAAGAATTTAAATGGAATGCTTCCTGCAAACTGAAAGGCTCTCGTTGCTCGCTTATTAACTGGGTGGAGGATGTAAACGAAAAAGACGTGGTCTTTTTCAAATGGCGGAAAACGGAACCCGTCGAAGATTAAACCTAAGTACTTCCTATGAGCGACACGTCTCCGCTAGGCCCGGGAAAAACACAGCAGAATGGGGGGTGGAGTGCACTTTTTCTCTTGTTACCAGGTGTAATAACTGGAAGAAAATCGTCGTGGGAAGACTGGGCTAGAGTAATTCTCACCTCAATGGATCCGGCATTCATCGAACACACTGGGTGGCACAAACAAGTCTGGATTCGAAACGAGCACAGCAGCCAAACTAGGACACATGCAAATCAATTACAGCTGAATTATTACAAATAATGCCATTTTCCGTTTCAATCGATTGCCATTGATTCGAAGTGGCCTTGGCGAGATTGAAGTGTTCTCTGGAGTGCACTTCCGGTCGTCGTGACGGGTCTGTCTCCTGACTTGAGACAATGAACAAAACGACTATTTATGaggttttcaagatttttgttaGATTTATAACTCTCAGTGGAGCAGATGTTCTCGTTATGAAAGTAACCAACAAAtcctaaaatacaaaaaataagccggaacaaatttcaaatccttcttttgtcactcggagttggaacatcgcgagggggggggggggggggacttacttactcacttaatgatcccgcgccgatcttccggtgcatagggccgtggtaaaagacctccactgttgacgatccggagccagcgtcttcatctGGTCCCAGTCCAGATTCTCGTCGaaagttcggatttcagcggctaggcttcgccgccacgagtttctgggcctgccttttcttcgatgaccttttggattccaatctagcgcctctctgcaaatctcgttttcatcttttcgcagcgtgtgtccaatccatctccacttacgttcccgaatctcgatttctagcgccctttgatgacaccggcgatgtcgttcctcattcgagatccagttgccaggccaccaagcgcggatgatattccgcaggcagcggtttacaaatacttgcagttttcgcgtcgttaccgcatatgtgcaccaagtttcgcacccgtacagcaatacggatttgacgtttgagttgaagattcggattttcgttcgtagagagatctggcgtgaccgccagatgtttcggagactcgcaaacgcaaatcgggcctttctgatccgggtttcgatgtcttttctggtaccaccatcaggcgttatctggctaccaagatactggaagcactccactttctcaacttgctgcccagctaccatgatactggagggatttcctgtgttgatctccatcgacttggtctttccgacattgactttgagacctgctgccttggaactttcggtgaggccgtcgagtttgctctgcatatctggttgtgtttgggcgagcaaaacaatatcgtcagccaggtcaaggtcgttcagttgctccattgttgaaggcagtgctgcaaattttcagtgtcagtGAGAAATTATCAGCTGACTTTATTGCAGTGTGTCGGTCAGTTCAAGGCCAACTAgattcatacgagaatgaacaaaaagctcaatcccgaaagcactctgaaccaggggcggtcctagagctggctcttggggggggtgattttccaattttcaaaaatcagtcaatataaaggaacgttaatatctggtgaaaaaacaatcatttgagtgAGCGAAAAGAGGGGGAGGGGTTTCGGGGGGATGGTCTGTTGCAAATGAGTCTACAAAATAAGCTGCACACTGCTCTTCCTTCCCCcatgaatttcactgaacaccatgtatttattaaagtatgaaacaagagatgaataataaagcgaatctataatattcactgcgaaaaaatgttgataattttttttattt
It includes:
- the LOC129743249 gene encoding uncharacterized protein LOC129743249, which produces MGLVYRPLFRLPLRTLNRYTIILLYWFHSNVTRLAPVAKLAPFYLDFKNADFDEISRTLVSIDWESELDLSNPNAAAETFSHILSYVIDRHVPKHTTEKNIRTPWFTTELRRLKKAKRCALRSFNKSRSSYTKDIYRRLNSVYKKVSKRCHQNYLARVQRDLKSRPKSFWKRVKSQRNEPGLPNQMFLDDNKANSDRGICDLFDEKFSSIYNTASTSPEHLDSAVRNIAPLGFSINNIVVEDAVISKAAAKLKNSFSTGPDGIPATFIKRFMPVLLTSVK